The Maniola hyperantus chromosome 25, iAphHyp1.2, whole genome shotgun sequence genome segment agaggtttaaaatttgtgtagtctacgcggacgaagtcgcgggcataatctagtctaaatatataacaggaaaaggcgactgactgactgatctatcaacgcacagctcatggacggatcgggctgaaatttggcatgtaggtagctattatgacgtaggcatccgctaagaacggatttttgaaaattcaacccctaagggggtgaaataggggttgaaatttgtgtagtccacgcggacgaagttgtcgGACGTATTGACAgattattagttttattacaGCTAGTAtctataaatccatactaatattacaaatacgaaagtgtgtctgcctgtctttctgtctatgtgtttgtctgtctgtctgttagctttcacggcccaacagtttaaccgatgaCATtaggtacagagtcagcttacatcccggggaaggacatatatgacattttatcccggaaaatcaaagagttcccacgcaaattttaaaaacttaaatccacgcgaacatcatcaagtattttataaaatcttagATGACGAACTAAAGACAAACTTACCCAGTTTTGGCAAAGTCGACCCATAACTTAGTTACTCTGAACACGATGTCTCTCAAATTTGCGTCTCCCTTATATTGCTGTTCGTTTAACCAATTATAGAACAAGTACCAAAGATCATCACCATGGCTCACACCATTCAAATCGGCGAGCCCCAATAAAACGATCTTAACGATATTCAAATCCGTTACCGTGTCAAACCTGTACAAATACGTTGGTACCAATAGCTTCGTGTACAAATGAGCAAATCTATGTGTGTTATACGAGAAATCCGTATCAGTGAGCAACTCAGCCAAGGTATTCATATCGTCTGTTGTAATGTTTTTGTCTCCAAAGTAAAATTTCTTTATTCTTGCACCGAActtcttcaatttttttttggaaatcttTTCAGCGACTTCTCTAGGCACATAATAAGAGGgttcattattaaaaatgtccAATTTTGCAAGGTTATCTTGCAAATTATACAATCCTTCTGCGGAATTATATCCAAGCATTAGAGGCACTTTGTTGATCACATTGCCTTCAGCAAGCATTTTTACTGGATCTTCAGTTATAAACGCCTCGACATTTGGGAATTTATTTTCAACAGTCGGAATGAATTGTACTGGAAATCCTCTCAACTGTTCATCCAGTGTTGACGTGGCAATAGTAAGATTTGTAAGAAAGTCCGCGGTTACGCCTTTAAAGAAATTAAGTAATTCGCCAACGTCGGTGGTATCGGTGCCTAAAATCTTTCCCGCTCGAAAAGCCCTTGCTTTCATATCCCTAGCTATCGCCCAATCGTGGATACAAACGCCACTTTCCGCAATAACTCTGTGGAAAAGACCCGTCGACATCGGCGAGAACATGTGATATGTGACGGAAGATGCTCCAGAACTTTCACCAACAAGCGTAACACTGTTTGGGTCGCCCCCGAATTGGGCAATATTGTCCATAATCCACCGCAGCGCAGCCACTTGGTCTTTCATACCAGCATTTCCAGGCACCTCAGGAGTTTCCAGTGAAAGGAAGCCTATCATATCGAGCCTGTAGTTCAACGTAACGAAAACAATATCTCCATGCAGCATAAGAAAGTCGGGTAGAAAGAAATCTCCCGATCCCTCATAATACGATCCTCCATGAATGTTTACTATTACAGGAGACTTTGCATCCGATCGCAATGACTTCGTGTAAATGCTAACGAACAGGCAATCTTCCTCGCCTTGATAGGTCATGTTAAATTGTGTGCAAATAGGTCCAAAGTTTTTCGCATCACGCACTCCTTCCCATGGTAATGGTGGTAGAGGCGCCTGTGAATATAAGTCTttattacattaatttaaaatcgtcatcatcatcatcatcaatcgatagacgtccactgctggacataggtcttttatagggacttccacacgccacggtcttgcgccgcctgcatccagtggctccctgcgactcgtctgatgtcgtccatccacctctTCTTCtctgggggtcttccaacactacgtcttccggtgcgaggtcgccattccagcaccttggaaccccaacgtctatcggttttacgaactatgcgccctgcccatagccacttcagcttcgcaacccattgtgctatgtcggttactatagttctcctacggatctcctcatttctgatttgatcacgtagagaaaatccaagcatagctctctccatcgcccgctgagtgactctgagctttcttat includes the following:
- the LOC117993966 gene encoding esterase E4-like isoform X1, encoding MASVGMMLNLKYNKSSFLFFILLQISVIFCEDGQNDPIVNVKEGQLRGTIYNLVDGSTCYSFRGVPFAQSPVGDLRFKAPLPPLPWEGVRDAKNFGPICTQFNMTYQGEEDCLFVSIYTKSLRSDAKSPVIVNIHGGSYYEGSGDFFLPDFLMLHGDIVFVTLNYRLDMIGFLSLETPEVPGNAGMKDQVAALRWIMDNIAQFGGDPNSVTLVGESSGASSVTYHMFSPMSTGLFHRVIAESGVCIHDWAIARDMKARAFRAGKILGTDTTDVGELLNFFKGVTADFLTNLTIATSTLDEQLRGFPVQFIPTVENKFPNVEAFITEDPVKMLAEGNVINKVPLMLGYNSAEGLYNLQDNLAKLDIFNNEPSYYVPREVAEKISKKKLKKFGARIKKFYFGDKNITTDDMNTLAELLTDTDFSYNTHRFAHLYTKLLVPTYLYRFDTVTDLNIVKIVLLGLADLNGVSHGDDLWYLFYNWLNEQQYKGDANLRDIVFRVTKLWVDFAKTGNPTPDNSLGAIWKPYTIKRKEYFKIDKTFALSHKADDRRIHFWNKLYQEAGLPHISGTSWAD
- the LOC117993966 gene encoding esterase FE4-like isoform X2, which encodes MTYQGEEDCLFVSIYTKSLRSDAKSPVIVNIHGGSYYEGSGDFFLPDFLMLHGDIVFVTLNYRLDMIGFLSLETPEVPGNAGMKDQVAALRWIMDNIAQFGGDPNSVTLVGESSGASSVTYHMFSPMSTGLFHRVIAESGVCIHDWAIARDMKARAFRAGKILGTDTTDVGELLNFFKGVTADFLTNLTIATSTLDEQLRGFPVQFIPTVENKFPNVEAFITEDPVKMLAEGNVINKVPLMLGYNSAEGLYNLQDNLAKLDIFNNEPSYYVPREVAEKISKKKLKKFGARIKKFYFGDKNITTDDMNTLAELLTDTDFSYNTHRFAHLYTKLLVPTYLYRFDTVTDLNIVKIVLLGLADLNGVSHGDDLWYLFYNWLNEQQYKGDANLRDIVFRVTKLWVDFAKTGNPTPDNSLGAIWKPYTIKRKEYFKIDKTFALSHKADDRRIHFWNKLYQEAGLPHISGTSWAD